A single window of Modestobacter italicus DNA harbors:
- a CDS encoding 1-phosphofructokinase family hexose kinase: MTTEPTATGGRVVTLTANPSLDRTLALPGPLERGAVARLGGSSGEPGGKGVNVARAVAAAGADVVSVLPAADDDPVVRALHALGLQLATVPVRTPVRTNYTLTEPDGTTTKLNEPGARLDPATLTALEAAVRAHALGARWVVLSGSLPPGAPLDWYASLVRSLRGTGARIAVDTSEAPLLALLAAGPDAAPDLLKPNTDELAQLAGVPEETVAADPAAALAAVAALHERGVAEVLLTLGADGALLSTADGGLWSARPPRTTVRSTVGAGDSSLAGYLLADLAGHDPAERLRNAVAYGSASAALPGSAVPTPAQADLAGVAVTAGPPPSTAPAEAVPAAGADAR; encoded by the coding sequence ATGACGACCGAACCGACCGCGACCGGGGGGCGGGTGGTCACGCTGACCGCCAACCCCAGCCTGGACCGGACGCTGGCCCTGCCCGGGCCGCTGGAGCGCGGCGCCGTCGCCCGCCTGGGCGGCAGCTCCGGCGAGCCCGGCGGCAAGGGCGTCAACGTGGCCCGGGCGGTCGCGGCGGCCGGCGCCGACGTGGTCTCGGTGCTCCCCGCCGCCGACGACGACCCCGTCGTCCGGGCGCTGCACGCCCTCGGCCTGCAGTTGGCGACCGTGCCCGTGCGCACCCCGGTGCGGACCAACTACACGCTCACCGAGCCCGACGGCACTACCACGAAGCTCAACGAGCCCGGCGCCCGGCTCGACCCGGCCACCCTCACCGCGCTGGAGGCCGCCGTGCGGGCGCACGCCCTCGGTGCGCGGTGGGTCGTGCTGTCCGGCTCGCTGCCGCCCGGCGCCCCGCTGGACTGGTACGCCTCGCTCGTGCGGTCGCTGCGCGGCACCGGCGCCCGGATCGCCGTGGACACCTCCGAGGCGCCGCTGCTGGCCCTGCTGGCCGCCGGGCCGGACGCCGCTCCGGACCTGCTCAAGCCCAACACCGACGAGCTCGCCCAGCTGGCCGGCGTGCCCGAGGAGACGGTCGCCGCCGACCCCGCCGCCGCGCTCGCCGCGGTGGCCGCACTGCACGAGCGCGGCGTCGCCGAGGTGCTGCTGACCCTCGGCGCCGACGGCGCGCTGCTGTCCACCGCCGACGGCGGGCTGTGGTCGGCGCGCCCGCCGCGCACCACGGTCCGCAGCACGGTCGGCGCGGGCGACTCCAGCCTGGCCGGTTACCTGCTCGCCGACCTCGCCGGTCACGACCCGGCCGAGCGGCTGCGGAACGCCGTCGCCTACGGCTCGGCCAGCGCCGCGCTGCCGGGCTCCGCCGTCCCCACCCCGGCCCAGGCCGACCTGGCGGGTGTCGCCGTCACCGCCGGCCCGCCGCCCTCCACCGCTCCCGCCGAGGCCGTCCCGGCCGCCGGTGCCGACGCCCGCTGA
- a CDS encoding PTS fructose transporter subunit IIABC gives MSALITTELVALDADLGPDKDSVIRRLAGLVAGAGRATGTEALHDDAMAREAKVATGLPGGIAIPHCRSGAVTEASLAFGRLDPRVDFGAPDGPADLVFLIAAPEHGDADHLTLLTALARALVRPEFVASLRAAGSAEEVVDLVQDVVSPAPVAATTGATAAATPAPATPSSPGRSLVAVSACPTGIAHTYMAADKLTAAAKEMGVELHVETQGSSGSTPLDPAVIREAAAVIFAVDVGVKDRDRFAGKPVVQSGTKRAMNEPEVMIREALAAADDPDARRVEGGAGGGTSGAAAGGGGKPSTGSEIRRWLLTGVSYMIPFVAAGGLLIALGFLLAGYPVALTDPDSGNTWAKDWVLNNSLFDLPTSTVADLNGGLPGYLGAVLFFIGSLAFSLFIPAMAGYIAYAIADRPGLAPGFITGLVAVQVNAGFLGALVGGVIAGFAALWLSRLKVGRVVRGLMPVVVIPLIATLIASGLMVMVLGRPLAAAITGLTNWLNGLSGTSAVLLGILLGLMMAFDMGGPVNKAAYAFATAGLASYISDPTENTGPLVIMATVMGAGMVPPIALSVATLIRPRVFTPAEQEQGKAAWLLGLAFITEGAIPFAAADPLRVIPPIMIGSATTGAIVAAAGVQAQAPHGGIVVFFAINGVLMWLLAIAIGTVVGALAVVVAKSIGRKKGEDVPEDAVDLAHAHSPAAVPARPAAV, from the coding sequence ATGTCCGCACTGATCACGACCGAGCTGGTGGCGCTCGACGCCGACCTCGGTCCCGACAAGGACTCCGTCATCCGACGGCTGGCCGGTCTGGTGGCCGGCGCCGGCCGGGCCACCGGCACCGAGGCGCTGCACGACGACGCGATGGCCCGCGAGGCCAAGGTGGCCACCGGTCTGCCGGGCGGCATCGCCATCCCGCACTGCCGGTCCGGCGCGGTCACCGAGGCGTCGCTGGCCTTCGGCCGGCTCGACCCCCGGGTCGACTTCGGCGCACCCGACGGCCCCGCGGACCTGGTGTTCCTCATCGCCGCGCCGGAGCACGGGGACGCCGACCACCTGACGCTGCTGACCGCGCTGGCCCGCGCACTGGTGCGCCCGGAGTTCGTCGCGTCGCTGCGCGCCGCCGGCTCCGCCGAGGAGGTCGTCGACCTGGTCCAGGACGTCGTCTCCCCCGCCCCCGTCGCCGCGACCACCGGCGCCACCGCTGCGGCAACGCCGGCCCCCGCGACGCCGTCGTCCCCGGGCCGCAGCCTCGTCGCGGTCAGCGCCTGCCCGACCGGCATCGCGCACACCTACATGGCCGCCGACAAGCTCACCGCCGCGGCGAAGGAGATGGGCGTCGAGCTGCACGTGGAGACCCAGGGGTCGTCGGGCTCGACGCCGCTGGACCCGGCGGTGATCCGCGAGGCCGCCGCCGTCATCTTCGCCGTGGACGTCGGGGTCAAGGACCGCGACCGGTTCGCCGGCAAGCCGGTGGTGCAGTCGGGCACCAAGCGGGCGATGAACGAGCCGGAGGTGATGATCCGCGAGGCGCTCGCCGCCGCGGACGACCCGGACGCCCGCCGCGTCGAGGGCGGCGCCGGTGGCGGCACCTCCGGGGCCGCGGCCGGCGGTGGAGGCAAGCCCAGCACCGGGTCAGAGATCCGCCGCTGGCTGCTCACCGGCGTCAGCTACATGATCCCGTTCGTCGCCGCCGGTGGCCTGCTGATCGCGCTGGGCTTCCTGCTCGCCGGCTACCCGGTCGCGCTGACCGACCCTGACTCGGGCAACACGTGGGCCAAGGACTGGGTGCTCAACAACTCCCTGTTCGACCTGCCCACCAGCACTGTCGCCGACCTGAACGGCGGCCTGCCCGGCTACCTGGGCGCGGTGCTGTTCTTCATCGGCTCGCTCGCCTTCTCCCTGTTCATCCCGGCGATGGCCGGCTACATCGCCTACGCGATCGCCGACCGGCCGGGGCTCGCCCCGGGCTTCATCACCGGGCTGGTGGCCGTCCAGGTCAACGCCGGGTTCCTCGGCGCACTGGTCGGCGGCGTCATCGCCGGGTTCGCGGCGCTGTGGCTGAGCCGGCTGAAGGTCGGCCGGGTGGTGCGCGGGCTGATGCCGGTCGTGGTCATCCCGCTGATCGCGACGCTGATCGCCAGCGGCCTCATGGTGATGGTCCTCGGGCGGCCGCTCGCGGCGGCGATCACCGGCCTGACCAACTGGCTCAACGGCCTGTCCGGCACCTCCGCGGTGCTCCTGGGCATCCTGCTCGGCCTGATGATGGCCTTCGACATGGGCGGCCCGGTCAACAAGGCCGCGTACGCCTTCGCCACCGCCGGCCTGGCGAGCTACATCTCCGACCCGACCGAGAACACCGGCCCGCTGGTGATCATGGCCACGGTGATGGGCGCCGGCATGGTGCCGCCGATCGCACTGTCGGTGGCCACCCTCATCCGGCCGAGGGTCTTCACCCCCGCGGAGCAGGAGCAGGGCAAGGCCGCCTGGCTGCTGGGCCTGGCGTTCATCACCGAGGGGGCGATCCCGTTCGCCGCGGCCGACCCGCTGCGCGTCATCCCACCGATCATGATCGGCTCGGCGACCACCGGCGCGATCGTGGCGGCGGCCGGGGTGCAGGCCCAGGCCCCGCACGGCGGCATCGTGGTGTTCTTCGCGATCAACGGTGTCCTGATGTGGCTGCTGGCGATCGCCATCGGCACCGTCGTCGGCGCGCTCGCGGTGGTCGTCGCCAAGAGCATCGGCCGGAAGAAGGGCGAGGACGTCCCCGAGGACGCCGTCGACCTGGCCCACGCGCACAGCCCGGCCGCCGTCCCGGCGCGACCGGCCGCCGTCTGA
- a CDS encoding HPr family phosphocarrier protein, whose product MPSKTVTVGSAVGLHARPAALIAEAVSKSGVPVTLATPGGNAIDAGSPLMIMTLGAKQGTEVTVSSDDAGVLDRIADMVATDLDAE is encoded by the coding sequence ATGCCCTCGAAGACCGTGACCGTCGGCTCCGCCGTCGGTCTGCACGCCCGCCCCGCCGCCCTGATCGCCGAGGCGGTGTCGAAGTCCGGGGTGCCGGTCACGCTGGCCACGCCCGGCGGGAACGCGATCGACGCCGGCTCGCCGCTGATGATCATGACCCTCGGCGCCAAGCAGGGCACCGAGGTGACCGTCAGCAGCGACGACGCGGGCGTCCTCGACCGCATCGCCGACATGGTCGCCACCGACCTCGACGCGGAGTAG
- a CDS encoding SRPBCC family protein translates to MANVEKSIDVDVPIRQVYDQWTQFESFPEFMNGVERITQLDDRHTHWVTKIGGVEREFDAEITEQHPDERVAWKSTDGDTPHAGVVTFHKISDTTTRVMVQIDWAPQGVVEKVGAAVGVDDRQVTADVKRFKEFIESRGTETGDWRGDVPREG, encoded by the coding sequence GTGGCGAACGTGGAGAAGTCGATCGACGTGGACGTGCCGATCCGGCAGGTCTACGACCAGTGGACGCAGTTCGAGAGCTTCCCCGAGTTCATGAACGGCGTCGAGCGCATCACGCAGCTCGACGACCGGCACACCCACTGGGTGACGAAGATCGGCGGGGTCGAGCGCGAGTTCGACGCCGAGATCACCGAGCAGCACCCCGACGAGCGGGTGGCCTGGAAGAGCACCGACGGCGACACCCCGCACGCCGGCGTGGTCACCTTCCACAAGATCAGCGACACCACGACCCGGGTCATGGTGCAGATCGACTGGGCGCCGCAGGGCGTGGTGGAGAAGGTCGGCGCCGCGGTCGGCGTCGACGACCGGCAGGTCACCGCCGACGTGAAGCGCTTCAAGGAGTTCATCGAGAGCCGCGGCACCGAGACCGGCGACTGGCGAGGGGACGTCCCCCGCGAAGGCTGA
- a CDS encoding SDR family NAD(P)-dependent oxidoreductase — translation MAGAAQRCTVVTGGGRGVGRGIVERLLADGEAVVVVERDPDAAAWCTDHPAADRLRVATGSAAEPEVAEQAADLAEGLGALTGWVNNAAVFRDAALHTSSAAQVLDLITGNLAPAVVGCATAVRRMAARGGGSIVNVSSHQAQRAVRGALPYATAKAAVEGLTRAAAVDHGPAGVRVNAVALGSVETERHRSFLAGQDAGTADHVQAQLSALHPLGRIGQVGDVAGVVRFLLSDDAAWVTGVVLPVDGGRAARGADPEER, via the coding sequence GTGGCGGGCGCAGCGCAGCGGTGCACGGTGGTGACCGGCGGGGGTCGCGGCGTCGGACGGGGCATCGTGGAGCGGTTGCTCGCCGACGGCGAGGCGGTCGTCGTGGTCGAGCGGGACCCCGACGCCGCTGCCTGGTGCACCGACCACCCTGCGGCCGACCGGCTGCGGGTCGCGACCGGCAGCGCCGCCGAGCCGGAGGTCGCCGAGCAGGCCGCCGACCTCGCCGAGGGGCTGGGTGCGCTGACCGGCTGGGTGAACAACGCCGCCGTCTTCCGGGACGCCGCCCTGCACACCTCCTCCGCCGCCCAGGTGCTGGACCTGATCACCGGGAACCTGGCCCCGGCCGTGGTCGGCTGCGCGACCGCCGTCCGGCGGATGGCGGCCCGGGGTGGCGGCAGCATCGTGAACGTCTCCAGCCACCAGGCGCAGCGGGCGGTGCGCGGTGCCCTGCCCTACGCGACGGCCAAGGCCGCCGTCGAGGGGCTGACCCGCGCCGCTGCGGTCGACCACGGTCCCGCCGGCGTCCGGGTCAACGCCGTCGCCCTGGGGTCGGTGGAGACCGAGCGGCACCGCTCCTTCCTGGCCGGGCAGGACGCCGGGACGGCCGACCACGTGCAGGCCCAGCTCAGCGCGCTGCACCCGCTCGGCCGGATCGGTCAGGTCGGCGACGTCGCCGGGGTCGTCCGCTTCCTGCTCTCCGACGACGCCGCCTGGGTCACCGGTGTGGTGCTCCCGGTCGACGGCGGCCGGGCCGCCCGCGGCGCCGACCCCGAGGAACGCTGA
- a CDS encoding AGE family epimerase/isomerase encodes MTDLDRVLGFAARSRVPGGFGYQGADGAVLPDRPVETWISARMTHVFGLAALLDHPGALELAGHGVTALREGPLHDAEHGGWRAATDDDTKAAYVHAFVVLAGATATAAGVPGGRPLLDEALGVWEQRFWDDDEGLAAESFDRTWATGEDYRGANANMHGVEATLAAADALAPTDPGTAARLRTHALRATERVVHGWARERDWRLPEHFTARWEPLPDFNREHPADPFRPFGVTVGHQFEWSRLCLHLAAALGEHAPGWLAADADRLFLAAAERGWAADGHEGFPYTLDWSDRPVVVARMHWVLCEAVAAAAVRYATTGDPRAATQQRRWAELGERLFLDPAVGSWHHELTPEGAVGTGTWVGKPDAYHLVQMLLLPGRPVRGSLAAALPAAA; translated from the coding sequence GTGACCGACCTCGACCGCGTGCTCGGGTTCGCCGCCCGCTCCCGGGTGCCCGGTGGGTTCGGGTACCAGGGAGCGGACGGCGCGGTGCTGCCCGACCGGCCGGTGGAGACCTGGATCAGCGCCCGGATGACGCACGTCTTCGGCCTGGCCGCCCTGCTCGACCACCCGGGTGCACTCGAGCTCGCCGGGCACGGGGTGACCGCGCTGCGCGAGGGCCCGCTGCACGACGCCGAGCACGGCGGCTGGCGGGCGGCGACCGACGACGACACCAAGGCCGCCTACGTGCACGCCTTCGTCGTCCTGGCCGGGGCGACCGCCACCGCGGCGGGTGTGCCCGGCGGCCGCCCGCTGCTCGACGAGGCGCTGGGGGTCTGGGAGCAGCGGTTCTGGGACGACGACGAGGGCCTGGCCGCCGAGTCCTTCGACCGCACCTGGGCCACGGGCGAGGACTACCGCGGCGCCAACGCCAACATGCACGGCGTCGAGGCCACGCTCGCCGCAGCCGACGCGCTCGCCCCCACCGACCCGGGCACCGCCGCGCGGTTGCGCACCCACGCGCTGCGGGCCACCGAGCGGGTCGTGCACGGGTGGGCCCGGGAGCGGGACTGGCGGCTGCCCGAGCACTTCACCGCGCGGTGGGAGCCGCTGCCCGACTTCAACCGGGAGCACCCCGCCGACCCGTTCCGCCCGTTCGGCGTCACGGTCGGCCACCAGTTCGAGTGGTCCCGGCTGTGCCTGCACCTGGCCGCCGCGCTCGGCGAGCACGCCCCCGGCTGGCTGGCCGCGGACGCCGACCGGCTGTTCCTCGCCGCCGCCGAGCGGGGCTGGGCGGCCGACGGCCACGAGGGGTTCCCGTACACGCTGGACTGGTCGGACCGGCCGGTCGTCGTCGCCCGGATGCACTGGGTCCTGTGCGAGGCGGTGGCCGCCGCGGCGGTGCGCTACGCGACGACCGGGGACCCCCGCGCCGCGACCCAGCAGCGCCGGTGGGCGGAGCTGGGGGAACGGCTGTTCCTGGACCCGGCCGTGGGCAGCTGGCACCACGAGCTGACCCCGGAGGGCGCTGTGGGCACCGGGACGTGGGTCGGCAAGCCCGACGCCTACCACCTGGTGCAGATGCTGCTGCTGCCCGGCCGTCCGGTCCGCGGCAGCCTCGCCGCCGCCCTGCCCGCCGCGGCCTGA
- a CDS encoding dihydrolipoamide acetyltransferase family protein → MPDLRQFKLPDVGEGLTEGEILSWLVAVGDTVTVNQPLCEVETAKAAVELPSPFAGTVTELLYEPGTTVDVGAPIITIDLGGDGPAAPAAPAAAEPAGSGLIGETGANGRTAVLVGYGPRSTEATRRPRRNGAGAAARATAPQVLPEADYGSGGERPPLLATAPDATVKPVRHGGLETGRAAEAHVTAADTQPAPTSSPVSGRGALRPLAKPPVRKYAKDLGVDLATVTGSGPGGVITRADVDAALATPAPAGFGAETPAGFGAETGRGDQRIPIKGVRKHTAAAMVASAFTAPHVTEFLTVDVTRVMKLRERLAARPEFAGVKVSPLLFVAKALLLAAQRHPMVNSSWDDAAQEIVVHGAVNLGIAAATPRGLVVPNIKDAGRLSLVELAGALTELTATARAGRTSPADMSGGTITITNVGVFGVDTGTPILNPGESAILAFGAVREMPWVHKGRIRVRQVTQLALSFDHRIIDGELGSRFLADVGALLHDPGTALAF, encoded by the coding sequence ATGCCGGACCTGCGCCAGTTCAAGCTGCCCGACGTCGGTGAGGGGCTCACCGAGGGGGAGATCCTGTCGTGGCTGGTCGCCGTCGGTGACACCGTCACCGTCAACCAGCCGCTCTGCGAGGTGGAGACGGCGAAGGCCGCCGTGGAGCTGCCCAGCCCGTTCGCCGGGACGGTGACCGAGCTGCTCTACGAGCCGGGGACGACGGTCGACGTCGGTGCCCCGATCATCACCATCGACCTCGGCGGGGACGGCCCGGCCGCACCCGCCGCACCCGCCGCGGCCGAGCCGGCCGGTTCGGGCCTGATCGGGGAGACCGGCGCCAACGGGCGCACCGCCGTCCTGGTCGGCTACGGACCCCGGAGCACCGAGGCGACCCGCCGTCCCCGGCGGAACGGAGCCGGCGCGGCCGCCCGGGCGACGGCGCCGCAGGTGCTGCCGGAGGCCGACTACGGCTCGGGCGGCGAGCGCCCGCCGCTGCTGGCCACCGCCCCGGACGCGACGGTCAAGCCGGTCCGGCACGGTGGTCTGGAGACCGGCCGCGCCGCCGAGGCGCACGTGACCGCGGCGGACACGCAGCCGGCGCCGACGTCCTCACCGGTGTCCGGCCGGGGCGCGCTGCGGCCGCTGGCCAAGCCCCCGGTGCGCAAGTACGCCAAGGACCTCGGCGTCGACCTGGCGACGGTCACCGGCAGCGGCCCGGGCGGCGTCATCACCCGCGCCGACGTCGACGCCGCCCTCGCCACCCCGGCCCCCGCCGGTTTCGGCGCCGAAACCCCCGCAGGTTTCGGCGCCGAAACCGGGAGGGGTGACCAGCGGATCCCGATCAAGGGGGTGCGCAAGCACACCGCCGCGGCGATGGTGGCCAGCGCGTTCACCGCGCCGCACGTCACCGAGTTCCTCACCGTCGACGTGACCCGGGTGATGAAGCTGCGCGAGCGGCTCGCCGCCCGGCCGGAGTTCGCCGGGGTGAAGGTCAGCCCGCTGCTGTTCGTGGCCAAGGCGCTGCTGCTGGCCGCGCAGCGGCACCCGATGGTGAACAGCTCCTGGGACGACGCCGCGCAGGAGATCGTCGTCCACGGCGCGGTCAACCTGGGCATCGCGGCGGCCACGCCGCGCGGCCTGGTGGTGCCCAACATCAAGGACGCCGGCCGGCTGTCGCTGGTCGAGCTGGCCGGAGCGCTGACCGAGCTGACCGCCACCGCGCGGGCGGGGCGGACGTCGCCGGCGGACATGTCCGGCGGGACGATCACCATCACCAACGTCGGGGTGTTCGGCGTCGACACCGGGACGCCGATCCTCAACCCCGGCGAGTCGGCGATCCTGGCGTTCGGTGCGGTCCGCGAGATGCCGTGGGTGCACAAGGGCCGGATCCGGGTGCGGCAGGTGACCCAGCTGGCACTCTCCTTCGACCACCGGATCATCGACGGGGAGCTCGGCTCGCGCTTCCTCGCCGACGTCGGCGCGCTGCTGCACGACCCCGGCACGGCGCTCGCCTTCTGA
- a CDS encoding alpha-ketoacid dehydrogenase subunit beta, which translates to MTETLTIGKALNLGLRKAMENDAKVLLMGEDIGKLGGVFRITDGLQKDFGDDRVVDTPLAEAGILGTAVGLAMRGYRPVCEIQFDGFVFPAYNQIVTQVAKIHARSKGRLPMPIVIRIPFGGGIGAVEHHSESPEAYFAHTAGLKVVAVSTPSDAYWGIQQAIAHPDPIVFLEPKRRYWEKGQVDVDGTPDPLFASRVVRGGDDVTVLAYGPMVKTALQAAQAAAEEGRSLEVIDLRTVSPLDLGPVFDSVRRTGRCVVVHEAPVTLGLGSEIAARVTEECFHSLEAPVLRVGGYDTPYPPSKLEEEYLPDLDRVLDAVDRSLGF; encoded by the coding sequence GTGACCGAGACGCTCACCATCGGCAAGGCGCTCAACCTCGGCCTGCGCAAGGCGATGGAGAACGACGCCAAGGTCCTGCTCATGGGCGAGGACATCGGCAAGCTCGGCGGGGTCTTCCGGATCACCGACGGCCTGCAGAAGGACTTCGGCGACGACCGCGTCGTGGACACCCCGCTGGCCGAGGCCGGCATCCTGGGCACCGCGGTCGGGCTGGCCATGCGCGGCTACCGGCCGGTCTGCGAGATCCAGTTCGACGGGTTCGTCTTCCCCGCCTACAACCAGATCGTCACCCAGGTCGCCAAGATCCACGCCCGCTCCAAGGGCCGGCTGCCGATGCCGATCGTCATCCGCATCCCCTTCGGCGGCGGCATCGGCGCGGTCGAGCACCACAGCGAGAGCCCGGAGGCGTACTTCGCGCACACCGCGGGCCTCAAGGTGGTCGCCGTCAGCACCCCCTCGGACGCGTACTGGGGCATCCAGCAGGCGATCGCGCACCCGGACCCGATCGTGTTCCTCGAGCCGAAGCGCCGGTACTGGGAGAAGGGGCAGGTCGACGTCGACGGCACCCCCGACCCGCTGTTCGCCTCCCGGGTGGTCCGCGGCGGCGACGACGTGACCGTCCTGGCCTACGGCCCGATGGTGAAGACGGCGCTGCAGGCGGCCCAGGCCGCCGCCGAGGAGGGCCGGTCGCTCGAGGTGATCGACCTGCGCACCGTCTCCCCGCTGGACCTCGGCCCGGTGTTCGACTCGGTCCGCCGGACCGGCCGCTGCGTCGTCGTGCACGAGGCGCCGGTGACCCTGGGGCTGGGGTCGGAGATCGCCGCCCGGGTCACCGAGGAGTGCTTCCACTCCCTGGAGGCGCCGGTGCTCCGGGTGGGCGGGTACGACACCCCCTACCCGCCGTCCAAGCTGGAGGAGGAGTACCTCCCCGACCTCGACCGCGTGCTCGACGCCGTCGACCGATCGCTGGGGTTCTGA
- the pdhA gene encoding pyruvate dehydrogenase (acetyl-transferring) E1 component subunit alpha — protein MSTLSQTTEVVDPVPGAGAPHLPGQPDLVQLLTPEGERVEHPDYSLDVSDEELRGLYRDLALVRRWDVEATALQRQGELGIWASLLGQEAAQVGAGRALAADDMAFPTYREHGVAWTRGVDPLHVMSLFRGVDQGGWDPVATNFNLYTVVIGAQTLHATGYAMGLQRDSAESAALAFLGDGATSQGEVNEAMIWAATFSAPVVFFCQNNQYAISVPIERQSRVPLYQRAAGFGFPGVRVDGNDVLAVLAVTRAALAAAREGQGPTFIEAFTYRMGAHTTSDDPTRYRLASELEEWKLRDPIARLKAHLSRSGTADAEFFASVDAEGDELAARIRRGTLEMADPAGTEIFDHVYAEQTPELARQREEFVAYHASFEGEK, from the coding sequence ATGAGCACGCTGTCGCAGACCACCGAGGTGGTCGACCCCGTACCCGGGGCCGGCGCCCCCCACCTGCCCGGTCAACCCGACCTGGTGCAGCTGCTCACCCCGGAGGGCGAGCGCGTCGAGCACCCCGACTACTCCCTCGACGTCAGCGACGAGGAGCTGCGCGGGCTGTACCGCGACCTCGCCCTGGTCCGCCGCTGGGACGTCGAGGCCACCGCGCTGCAGCGGCAGGGCGAGCTCGGCATCTGGGCCTCGCTGCTGGGCCAGGAGGCCGCGCAGGTGGGCGCCGGACGCGCGCTGGCCGCCGACGACATGGCCTTCCCGACCTACCGCGAGCACGGCGTCGCCTGGACCCGGGGCGTCGACCCGCTCCACGTGATGAGCCTGTTCCGCGGCGTCGACCAGGGCGGCTGGGACCCGGTCGCGACCAACTTCAACCTCTACACCGTGGTCATCGGCGCGCAGACGCTGCACGCCACCGGCTACGCGATGGGTCTGCAGCGCGACAGCGCGGAGAGCGCGGCGCTGGCCTTCCTCGGCGACGGCGCCACCAGCCAGGGCGAGGTCAACGAGGCGATGATCTGGGCGGCGACGTTCTCCGCACCGGTCGTCTTCTTCTGCCAGAACAACCAGTACGCGATCAGCGTGCCGATCGAGCGGCAGTCCCGGGTGCCGCTGTACCAGCGCGCCGCCGGGTTCGGCTTCCCCGGCGTCCGAGTCGACGGCAACGACGTCCTCGCCGTCCTCGCGGTCACCCGGGCGGCGCTCGCCGCGGCCCGGGAGGGCCAGGGTCCGACCTTCATCGAGGCCTTCACCTACCGGATGGGCGCGCACACCACCTCCGACGACCCGACCCGCTACCGGCTGGCCAGCGAGCTGGAGGAGTGGAAGCTGCGCGACCCGATCGCCCGGCTCAAGGCCCACCTGTCCCGCTCCGGCACGGCCGACGCGGAGTTCTTCGCCTCCGTCGACGCCGAGGGCGACGAGCTGGCGGCCCGGATCCGCCGGGGCACGCTGGAGATGGCCGACCCGGCCGGCACCGAGATCTTCGACCACGTCTACGCCGAGCAGACCCCCGAGCTGGCCCGCCAGCGCGAGGAGTTCGTGGCCTACCACGCCAGCTTCGAGGGGGAGAAGTGA
- a CDS encoding Lrp/AsnC family transcriptional regulator: MPAVPDRLDATDARLLLALSADPRATVLSLAQTLGLARNTVQSRLARLESGGVLDPFERRVRPEALGYRLGAYVTVQVVQRSLADVGEALAAIPEVLEVIGLSGVADLLVQVVAVDADDLWRITEQVLAIPGVQRTDTNLALRRFVDHRMTPLLERAAGTAPVDGG; encoded by the coding sequence GTGCCCGCCGTCCCGGACCGTCTGGACGCCACCGACGCGCGGCTGCTGCTGGCGCTGTCCGCGGACCCTCGGGCCACGGTGCTCTCCCTCGCCCAGACCCTCGGCCTGGCCCGCAACACCGTCCAGTCCCGGCTGGCCCGGCTGGAGTCCGGCGGCGTGCTGGACCCCTTCGAGCGCCGGGTCCGCCCGGAGGCGCTCGGCTACCGGCTCGGCGCCTACGTGACGGTGCAGGTCGTGCAGCGCAGCCTCGCCGACGTCGGCGAGGCGCTGGCCGCGATCCCCGAGGTGCTCGAGGTCATCGGGCTGTCCGGGGTCGCCGACCTGCTGGTGCAGGTGGTCGCGGTCGACGCCGACGACCTGTGGCGGATCACCGAGCAGGTGCTGGCCATCCCCGGCGTGCAGCGCACCGACACCAACCTGGCGCTGCGCCGCTTCGTCGACCACCGGATGACCCCGCTGCTGGAGCGGGCCGCCGGCACCGCCCCCGTCGACGGCGGCTGA
- a CDS encoding DUF3253 domain-containing protein: MEDVDRALERTIDALLDERRAGTTICPSEAARAVDPEGWRELMPAARAAAGRLAAAGEVEVTQRGEVVDVATARGPVRVRRRR, from the coding sequence GTGGAGGACGTCGACCGGGCGCTGGAGCGGACCATCGACGCGCTGCTGGACGAGCGCCGGGCGGGGACGACGATCTGCCCGTCGGAGGCGGCCCGGGCGGTCGACCCCGAGGGCTGGCGGGAGCTGATGCCGGCGGCCCGGGCCGCGGCGGGGCGGCTGGCCGCGGCCGGCGAGGTCGAGGTGACCCAGCGGGGCGAGGTGGTCGACGTGGCCACCGCCCGTGGGCCGGTGCGGGTCCGCCGGCGGCGCTGA